From a single Nicotiana tomentosiformis chromosome 2, ASM39032v3, whole genome shotgun sequence genomic region:
- the LOC104096096 gene encoding LOB domain-containing protein 36-like isoform X1 encodes MSSSNSPCAACKFLRRKCTQECVFAPYFPPDQPQKFANVHKVFGASNVAKLLNELNATQREDAVNSLAYEADYRLRDPVYGCVGLISVLQHKLKQVQDDLLNAKKELATYIGPSAMLPILQHPGYIQQHPNNPSSSTMMPYNMQPMLGLPTGMQQQQHGAQLMLRDSQQQQQQQQNQQQVIEAHQLAAAMAARDQQEMLRTYEQQAQQQQHPQFNSGFDSAGSGGYPATGFHQMNSSVSPSLALGSFDNSYQIQQTQQEHCGQVQLQPHQLLQQQQQQLPQQPQTPQQQQRAKSEEERSIGPSC; translated from the exons ATGTCCTCGTCTAACTCTCCGTGTGCAGCATGCAAATTCTTGCGTCGAAAATGCACTCAAGAATGTGTTTTTGCACCATACTTCCCACCTGATCAACCCCAGAAATTTGCCAATGTTCACAAGGTTTTTGGGGCTAGTAATGTGGCTAAATTACTCAACGAATTAAACGCCACTCAACGTGAAGATGCTGTAAATTCCCTTGCCTATGAAGCCGACTATCGCCTTCGAGATCCAGTTTATGGTTGTGTTGGCCTAATTTCGGTACTTCAACATAAACTCAAGCAAGTCCAAGATGATTTATTGAATGCTAAGAAAGAATTAGCAACTTACATTGGTCCTTCAGCAATGTTGCCAATTCTTCAACACCCGGGGTACATACAACAGCATCCGAATAATCCGTCTTCTTCTACCATGATGCCTTATAATATGCAGCCAATGTTGGGATTGCCAACTGggatgcaacaacaacaacatggtGCTCAGTTAATGTTGCGTGattctcaacaacaacaacaacaacagcaaaatCAGCAGCAAGTTATTGAAGCTCATCAATTAGCAGCAGCGATGGCGGCGAGGGATCAACAGGAAATGCTGAGAACTTATGAACAACAGGCACAACAGCAGCAGCATCCACAATTCAACAGTGGGTTTGATTCTGCAGGTAGTGGCGGAT ACCCTGCTACCGGATTTCATCAAATGAATTCTTCAGTATCACCTTCATTGGCTTTGGGCTCCTTTGACAATTCTTATCAAATTCAGCAAACCCAGCAGGAACATTGCGGCCAGGTTCAACTTCAGCCACATCAATTGCtccaacaacaacagcagcagctACCGCAACAACCACAAACACCACAGCAGCAACAAAGAGCCAAAAGTGAAGAGGAAAGGAGCATTGGACCTTCTTGTTAA
- the LOC104096096 gene encoding LOB domain-containing protein 36-like isoform X2, with product MSSSNSPCAACKFLRRKCTQECVFAPYFPPDQPQKFANVHKVFGASNVAKLLNELNATQREDAVNSLAYEADYRLRDPVYGCVGLISVLQHKLKQVQDDLLNAKKELATYIGPSAMLPILQHPGYIQQHPNNPSSSTMMPYNMQPMLGLPTGMQQQQHGAQLMLRDSQQQQQQQQNQQQVIEAHQLAAAMAARDQQEMLRTYEQQAQQQQHPQFNSGFDSADPATGFHQMNSSVSPSLALGSFDNSYQIQQTQQEHCGQVQLQPHQLLQQQQQQLPQQPQTPQQQQRAKSEEERSIGPSC from the exons ATGTCCTCGTCTAACTCTCCGTGTGCAGCATGCAAATTCTTGCGTCGAAAATGCACTCAAGAATGTGTTTTTGCACCATACTTCCCACCTGATCAACCCCAGAAATTTGCCAATGTTCACAAGGTTTTTGGGGCTAGTAATGTGGCTAAATTACTCAACGAATTAAACGCCACTCAACGTGAAGATGCTGTAAATTCCCTTGCCTATGAAGCCGACTATCGCCTTCGAGATCCAGTTTATGGTTGTGTTGGCCTAATTTCGGTACTTCAACATAAACTCAAGCAAGTCCAAGATGATTTATTGAATGCTAAGAAAGAATTAGCAACTTACATTGGTCCTTCAGCAATGTTGCCAATTCTTCAACACCCGGGGTACATACAACAGCATCCGAATAATCCGTCTTCTTCTACCATGATGCCTTATAATATGCAGCCAATGTTGGGATTGCCAACTGggatgcaacaacaacaacatggtGCTCAGTTAATGTTGCGTGattctcaacaacaacaacaacaacagcaaaatCAGCAGCAAGTTATTGAAGCTCATCAATTAGCAGCAGCGATGGCGGCGAGGGATCAACAGGAAATGCTGAGAACTTATGAACAACAGGCACAACAGCAGCAGCATCCACAATTCAACAGTGGGTTTGATTCTGCAG ACCCTGCTACCGGATTTCATCAAATGAATTCTTCAGTATCACCTTCATTGGCTTTGGGCTCCTTTGACAATTCTTATCAAATTCAGCAAACCCAGCAGGAACATTGCGGCCAGGTTCAACTTCAGCCACATCAATTGCtccaacaacaacagcagcagctACCGCAACAACCACAAACACCACAGCAGCAACAAAGAGCCAAAAGTGAAGAGGAAAGGAGCATTGGACCTTCTTGTTAA